One genomic window of Streptomyces sp. NBC_00237 includes the following:
- a CDS encoding SulP family inorganic anion transporter produces the protein MFSLLTLRPSRPDWLASPQVFRTEVLGGLVVGLALIPEAISFSVIAGVSPSVGLFSAVTMAVVISVVGGRKAMISAATGAVALVVAPLNKEYGLGYLVAAVILGGLMQVALGALGVARLMRFVPRSVMVGFVNALAILVFMGQFPELTGVPWMVYPLVVGGLVLTVLVPKVTKAVPAPLVSIVILTLITVGAGIAVPTVGDRGALPSSLPVPGLPDVPFTTDMLSTIAPYAFALALVGLLESLMTAKLVDDVTDTHSNKTRESIGQGIANIVTGLLGGMGGCAMIGQTMINVKVSGARTRLSTFLAGAFLLVLCLLLGPVVSEIPMAALVAIMVLVSAATFDWHSVMPKTLRRLPLGETLVMLITVVCVVATHNLAVGVVVGSVSAMVIFAKRVAHLADVERVVEGEGVTYTVTGELFFASSNDLVFQFSYKDDPADVVIDLSRAHIWDASTVAALDAVEAKYERYGKTVTLKGLNGPSAAMHGKLAGRLG, from the coding sequence ATGTTCTCCCTGCTCACGCTCCGCCCCTCCCGCCCAGACTGGCTGGCCTCCCCGCAGGTGTTCCGTACCGAGGTGCTCGGCGGACTCGTGGTCGGGCTGGCGCTGATTCCGGAGGCGATCTCGTTCTCGGTGATCGCGGGGGTCTCGCCGAGCGTCGGGCTCTTCTCCGCCGTGACGATGGCCGTGGTGATCTCGGTGGTCGGCGGGCGCAAGGCGATGATCTCGGCGGCGACGGGGGCCGTCGCGCTGGTGGTGGCGCCGTTGAACAAGGAGTACGGGCTCGGGTACCTCGTGGCGGCCGTCATCCTGGGCGGGCTGATGCAGGTGGCGCTGGGGGCGCTCGGAGTCGCGCGGCTGATGCGGTTCGTGCCGCGCAGCGTGATGGTGGGATTCGTCAACGCGCTGGCCATCTTGGTGTTCATGGGGCAGTTTCCCGAGCTGACCGGGGTGCCCTGGATGGTGTATCCGCTGGTCGTGGGCGGGCTGGTGCTCACCGTGCTGGTTCCCAAGGTGACGAAGGCCGTGCCCGCACCGCTGGTGTCCATCGTGATTCTGACGCTGATCACGGTCGGGGCGGGCATCGCCGTGCCGACCGTGGGGGACCGGGGCGCGTTGCCCTCGTCGCTCCCCGTGCCGGGGCTGCCGGACGTGCCGTTCACGACGGACATGCTGAGCACCATCGCTCCGTACGCCTTCGCGCTCGCGCTCGTGGGGCTTCTGGAGTCGCTGATGACGGCGAAGCTGGTGGACGACGTCACGGACACGCACTCGAACAAGACCCGTGAGTCGATCGGTCAGGGCATCGCGAACATCGTCACGGGGCTGCTCGGCGGCATGGGCGGGTGCGCGATGATCGGCCAGACGATGATCAACGTGAAGGTGTCGGGTGCGAGGACCCGGCTGTCGACCTTCCTGGCGGGGGCGTTCCTGCTGGTCCTGTGTCTGCTGCTGGGGCCGGTCGTCTCGGAGATCCCGATGGCGGCGCTGGTGGCGATCATGGTTCTGGTGTCGGCGGCGACCTTCGACTGGCATTCCGTGATGCCGAAGACACTGCGTCGGCTGCCGCTCGGCGAGACGCTCGTCATGCTGATCACCGTCGTGTGCGTGGTGGCCACCCACAACCTGGCGGTCGGCGTCGTCGTCGGTTCCGTCAGCGCGATGGTGATCTTCGCGAAGCGGGTGGCACACCTGGCGGACGTGGAACGGGTGGTGGAGGGGGAGGGAGTCACGTACACCGTCACCGGGGAGTTGTTCTTCGCCTCGTCGAACGACCTCGTCTTCCAGTTCTCGTACAAGGACGATCCCGCGGACGTGGTGATCGACCTGTCCCGCGCGCACATCTGGGACGCCTCGACGGTCGCCGCGCTCGACGCCGTGGAGGCGAAGTACGAGCGGTACGGGAAGACGGTCACGCTGAAGGGGCTCAACGGGCCGAGTGCGGCGATGCACGGGAAGCTGGCGGGGCGGCTCGGATAG
- a CDS encoding SRPBCC family protein, which translates to MAEVSAEARIEATPGALWSRLTDFTAYDRWNAMHTSFPNGGPGTLAVGSTYRENMKLMGFPAEVDWTVEELVEDRLLAVRGKGPMGVSLAMRYSLTPADSGATVARIDGEFTGSAVSLMAGKLKDSATTALTESLRGLATPTA; encoded by the coding sequence ATGGCCGAGGTCAGCGCAGAGGCACGCATCGAAGCAACTCCGGGCGCGCTCTGGTCCCGCCTGACGGACTTCACCGCGTACGACCGGTGGAACGCGATGCACACCAGTTTCCCGAACGGCGGCCCCGGCACCCTCGCGGTGGGGTCGACGTACCGGGAGAACATGAAGCTGATGGGCTTCCCCGCCGAAGTCGACTGGACCGTCGAGGAGTTGGTGGAGGACCGGCTCCTCGCCGTGCGCGGCAAGGGCCCGATGGGGGTGAGCCTGGCGATGCGCTACTCGCTGACACCTGCCGACTCGGGCGCCACCGTGGCCCGTATCGACGGTGAATTCACGGGCTCGGCCGTGTCGTTGATGGCGGGAAAGCTCAAGGACTCCGCGACGACGGCCCTCACCGAATCACTCCGCGGACTGGCGACGCCGACCGCCTGA
- a CDS encoding Clp protease N-terminal domain-containing protein: protein MEARLTAELAAVVAGARRRAVRDGDRQIDTAHLLHSLLEADPDVREVFEGGAQLARVLGYLVQRSIGYGLRWQARVEGAPLATPVTGWSPAAVRAMEAALARAAVREDPRAGGIDLLSALAGDPDCRAVEVLRHAGVDPEGLAGSPWVGSRTA, encoded by the coding sequence ATCGAGGCCAGGCTCACCGCAGAGCTGGCCGCGGTGGTCGCAGGTGCGCGCCGTCGGGCCGTCCGGGACGGCGACCGCCAGATCGACACCGCCCATCTGCTGCACTCGCTGCTGGAGGCCGACCCCGACGTGCGCGAGGTCTTCGAGGGCGGCGCGCAGCTCGCCCGTGTCCTCGGCTATCTCGTGCAGCGCAGCATCGGGTACGGGCTGCGCTGGCAGGCCAGGGTCGAGGGTGCACCCCTGGCGACGCCCGTGACCGGCTGGTCGCCCGCAGCGGTGCGCGCCATGGAGGCCGCCCTCGCGCGGGCGGCGGTGCGCGAGGATCCCCGCGCCGGTGGCATAGACCTCCTTTCCGCGCTTGCGGGCGACCCTGACTGCCGGGCGGTCGAGGTGCTGCGGCATGCGGGCGTCGACCCGGAGGGGCTGGCGGGGAGCCCGTGGGTGGGGTCCCGTACGGCCTGA
- a CDS encoding DMT family transporter, with product MHAQGRSVGLGLALVSALAFGGSGVAAKPLIEAGLDPLHVVWLRVAGAALVMLPLAWRHRALVRRKPVLLAGFGLLAIAGVQGFYFASLSRIPVGVALLIEYLAPALVLGWVRFVQRRPVTRAAAVGVVLAVGGLACVVEVWAGLSFDALGLLLALGAACCQVGYFVLSDQSGEGDDAVDPLGVIAYGLLVGAGVMTVIAQPWNMRWGILGGAVDMGGSQVQAWALLGWVVLIATVVAYVTGVKSIRRLSPQVAGVLACLEAVIATVAAWVLLREHLSTPQIVGGAVVLIGAFIAQSSTPKAPSEGPVAGGVPDAGEGGRDGDITDTEGALSAGRTSP from the coding sequence ATGCACGCTCAGGGAAGGAGTGTCGGCCTCGGTCTCGCCCTGGTCTCGGCACTCGCATTCGGTGGTTCAGGTGTCGCGGCCAAGCCGCTGATCGAGGCGGGGCTCGACCCGCTGCACGTGGTGTGGCTGCGGGTGGCGGGGGCGGCGCTCGTGATGCTGCCGCTCGCCTGGCGGCACCGGGCGCTCGTGCGCCGCAAGCCGGTACTGCTCGCCGGGTTCGGCCTGCTCGCCATCGCCGGAGTCCAGGGCTTCTACTTCGCCTCGCTGTCGCGGATTCCGGTCGGGGTCGCCCTGCTCATCGAGTACCTCGCGCCCGCGCTGGTGCTCGGCTGGGTGCGGTTCGTGCAGCGCAGGCCGGTGACGCGGGCGGCAGCCGTGGGCGTGGTGCTCGCGGTCGGCGGCCTCGCGTGCGTGGTCGAGGTGTGGGCGGGGCTCAGCTTCGACGCCCTCGGGCTGCTGCTCGCGCTCGGCGCGGCCTGCTGCCAGGTCGGGTACTTCGTGCTGTCCGACCAGAGCGGCGAGGGCGACGACGCGGTCGATCCGCTGGGCGTCATCGCGTACGGACTGCTCGTCGGCGCCGGTGTCATGACGGTGATCGCGCAGCCGTGGAACATGAGGTGGGGCATCCTGGGCGGCGCCGTCGACATGGGCGGCAGCCAGGTCCAGGCGTGGGCGCTGCTCGGCTGGGTCGTGCTGATCGCGACCGTCGTCGCGTACGTCACCGGGGTGAAGTCCATTCGGAGGCTGTCGCCGCAGGTGGCCGGGGTGCTGGCCTGTCTGGAGGCGGTCATCGCGACGGTGGCGGCCTGGGTGCTGCTGCGCGAACACCTGTCGACGCCGCAGATCGTGGGCGGGGCCGTGGTGCTGATCGGCGCGTTCATCGCGCAGTCGTCCACCCCGAAAGCCCCGAGCGAGGGGCCGGTGGCGGGCGGTGTCCCGGACGCGGGAGAAGGCGGCCGCGACGGCGACATCACCGACACTGAGGGTGCGTTGTCGGCCGGGCGGACCTCCCCGTAG
- a CDS encoding pyridoxamine 5'-phosphate oxidase family protein produces MESAMQDTTAPAAPASYTPTDRTVPTRSPERASYDRELVHSILDEAYVCHLGFVRDGAPVVLPTLYGRIGDSLYVHGSTGSRPLRAAGRTEEAPGIEVCLTVTHVDGLVLARSAFHHSINYRSVVVHGTARPVVDEEERRIALDALVDHVVPGRSRDSRPANAKELAATAVLRLDLDEVSAKIRTGGPNDEPEDATLPHWTGVVPLTRGHGAPIPADDLDPAVPLPAYLTTL; encoded by the coding sequence ATGGAGAGCGCAATGCAGGACACCACCGCCCCCGCCGCCCCGGCCTCCTACACCCCCACCGACCGCACCGTCCCCACCCGCTCCCCCGAACGCGCCTCCTACGACCGTGAACTGGTGCACTCGATACTGGACGAGGCGTACGTCTGCCACCTCGGCTTCGTCCGCGACGGCGCACCCGTCGTCCTGCCCACGCTCTACGGGCGGATCGGCGACAGCCTGTACGTGCACGGCTCGACCGGATCGCGCCCGCTGCGGGCCGCCGGGCGCACGGAGGAGGCCCCGGGCATCGAGGTCTGCCTGACCGTCACCCACGTGGACGGTCTCGTGCTGGCCCGCTCCGCCTTCCACCACTCCATCAACTACCGCTCCGTCGTCGTGCACGGCACCGCGCGCCCGGTCGTCGACGAGGAGGAACGGCGCATCGCCCTCGACGCCCTCGTGGACCACGTCGTCCCCGGCCGCTCCCGCGACTCGCGCCCCGCGAACGCCAAGGAGCTGGCCGCGACAGCCGTACTGCGCCTGGATCTTGACGAAGTGTCGGCGAAGATCCGTACCGGCGGCCCGAACGACGAGCCCGAGGACGCGACCCTCCCGCACTGGACCGGAGTCGTCCCCCTCACCCGCGGCCACGGCGCCCCGATCCCCGCCGACGACCTCGACCCGGCCGTCCCCCTCCCCGCCTACCTCACCACTCTCTGA
- a CDS encoding aminotransferase class I/II-fold pyridoxal phosphate-dependent enzyme, whose product MLGEYRISGGRAAEISASVERGVGEGALAPGQLLPPMRELAAELGVNPNTVASAYRMLRERGVIETAGRRGSRIRARPAVTARESIRADLPEGVRDLSMGNPDPALLPSLRDALGWAVERADARPVMYGEETVEPELARLAREGFDAAGVPDGPVAVASGSLDAIERVLAVHLKPGDTVAVEDPGWGAMLDLVPALGLRAVPVAVDDEGPLPGEVERALRGGARAVVVTSRAQNPTGAAVSARRAAELREVLAGWPTVLLVEDDHGHGIVDLPVNALSGGPAGARAGGGPWVFVRSVSKGYGPDLRVAVLTGDAETVDRVRGRQRLGPGWVSRLLQQAVVRLWTSGAVDTDAVARSYGERRDALVAGLAERGVRAYGRSGMNVWVPVADETGVVARMLYAGWGVAPGARFRMAAGAGVRLTVSSLGVEEIGVVADAVADAVGPGPREEGRRYG is encoded by the coding sequence GTGCTAGGAGAGTATCGGATCAGCGGCGGACGTGCAGCAGAAATTTCCGCGAGTGTGGAGCGCGGGGTGGGGGAAGGTGCGCTCGCGCCGGGGCAACTCCTGCCGCCTATGCGGGAGTTGGCGGCCGAGCTGGGGGTGAATCCCAATACGGTCGCGTCCGCGTACCGGATGCTGCGGGAGCGCGGAGTGATCGAGACGGCCGGGCGGCGGGGGAGCCGCATCCGGGCGCGGCCCGCCGTGACGGCGCGCGAGTCGATCCGGGCGGACCTTCCCGAGGGCGTACGCGATCTGTCAATGGGCAATCCGGACCCGGCGCTGCTGCCGTCGTTGCGGGATGCGTTGGGGTGGGCCGTGGAGCGGGCGGACGCGCGGCCCGTGATGTACGGGGAGGAGACCGTCGAGCCGGAGCTGGCGCGGCTGGCCCGGGAGGGTTTCGACGCGGCAGGGGTTCCGGACGGGCCGGTGGCGGTGGCATCGGGTTCGCTGGACGCGATCGAGCGGGTGCTGGCCGTACACCTGAAGCCGGGGGACACGGTCGCGGTGGAGGATCCCGGGTGGGGGGCCATGCTCGATCTCGTGCCCGCGCTCGGACTGCGCGCTGTGCCGGTGGCGGTGGACGACGAGGGGCCGCTGCCGGGTGAGGTGGAGCGGGCCCTGCGGGGCGGGGCGAGAGCGGTCGTGGTGACGTCCCGGGCGCAGAATCCGACGGGGGCGGCGGTGAGCGCGCGGCGGGCGGCGGAGCTGCGGGAGGTGCTGGCGGGGTGGCCGACCGTGTTGTTGGTCGAGGACGACCACGGGCACGGGATCGTGGATCTGCCGGTGAACGCGCTGTCGGGTGGGCCTGCCGGTGCGCGGGCGGGTGGTGGGCCGTGGGTGTTCGTGCGGTCGGTTTCGAAGGGGTACGGGCCGGATCTGCGCGTTGCCGTGCTGACGGGTGACGCGGAGACCGTGGACCGGGTGCGGGGGAGGCAGCGGCTCGGGCCCGGGTGGGTGAGCCGACTGCTCCAGCAGGCGGTGGTGCGGTTGTGGACCTCGGGTGCGGTGGACACGGACGCGGTGGCGCGCTCGTACGGGGAGCGGCGGGACGCGCTGGTCGCGGGGCTGGCGGAGCGGGGCGTGCGGGCGTACGGGCGGAGCGGGATGAACGTGTGGGTGCCGGTGGCGGACGAGACGGGGGTGGTGGCGCGGATGCTCTATGCGGGGTGGGGGGTGGCGCCGGGGGCCCGGTTCCGGATGGCGGCGGGGGCGGGGGTCCGGTTGACCGTTTCCTCGTTGGGGGTGGAGGAGATCGGGGTGGTGGCGGATGCGGTGGCGGATGCGGTGGGGCCGGGGCCGAGGGAGGAGGGGCGGAGGTACGGGTGA
- a CDS encoding DMT family transporter, giving the protein MTLVTPARSRTTAPPSSPPAPSHRPLLDWRVRFAALALIWGFSFLFIKVGTHGFAPFQVTFGRLFFGALVLVAAMALKRQRLPRALRTWGHLTVAAFFLNALPFSLFAYSELTIPSTLAGICNATSPLWGMALSLVALSEDRPTRRRVAGLGLGFIGVLTVLGAWQGFSGVDPTGTAMALLASLSYPIGWIYLRRTLGGNKDSALSMTGTQLLLGTAQLAVVTPLFTTFPTHFPLLPLLSVIALGALGTGLAMLIQYDLVREVGPTTAQTVTYFIPVIATAAGVTLLNEHLTWNTPVGALIVLAGAALVGARGSNTVRLRRAGAPSHNALAKREERSRAAA; this is encoded by the coding sequence ATGACCCTCGTGACCCCGGCCCGGAGCCGCACCACCGCGCCGCCCTCCTCCCCTCCCGCCCCATCTCACCGCCCGCTGCTCGACTGGCGCGTACGCTTCGCCGCGCTCGCCCTGATCTGGGGCTTCAGCTTCCTCTTCATCAAGGTGGGCACACACGGCTTCGCCCCTTTCCAGGTCACCTTCGGTCGGCTCTTCTTCGGCGCCCTGGTCCTGGTGGCGGCCATGGCGCTGAAGCGCCAGCGCCTGCCCCGCGCCCTCCGCACCTGGGGTCACCTCACGGTCGCCGCGTTCTTCCTCAACGCGCTCCCCTTCTCCCTCTTCGCCTACTCCGAGCTGACGATCCCCTCCACGCTCGCGGGCATCTGCAACGCCACCTCCCCGCTGTGGGGCATGGCCCTCTCCCTCGTGGCGCTCTCGGAGGACCGCCCCACCCGCCGCCGCGTCGCGGGCCTGGGCCTCGGCTTCATCGGCGTACTGACCGTGCTCGGCGCGTGGCAGGGCTTCTCGGGCGTCGACCCGACCGGCACCGCGATGGCGCTCCTCGCGTCCCTCAGCTACCCGATCGGCTGGATCTACCTGCGCCGCACCCTGGGCGGCAACAAGGACTCGGCCCTCTCGATGACCGGCACCCAGCTCCTCCTCGGCACCGCCCAACTCGCGGTGGTCACCCCCCTCTTCACCACCTTCCCCACCCACTTCCCCCTGCTCCCCCTCCTCTCCGTCATCGCCCTCGGCGCACTCGGCACGGGCCTCGCCATGCTCATCCAGTACGACCTGGTCCGTGAGGTCGGGCCCACGACGGCGCAGACGGTCACCTACTTCATCCCGGTGATCGCCACCGCCGCCGGAGTCACCCTCCTCAACGAACACCTCACCTGGAACACCCCCGTCGGCGCCCTCATCGTCCTGGCAGGCGCCGCCCTCGTAGGGGCGCGGGGCAGTAACACCGTGCGGCTCCGCCGCGCGGGCGCGCCCAGCCACAACGCCCTGGCGAAGAGAGAAGAAAGGTCCCGCGCAGCGGCCTGA
- a CDS encoding LysR family transcriptional regulator, whose product MLNLERLRTLDALARHGSVSGAAEGLHVTTSAVSQQLAKLEREIGEPLLAKNGRGVRLTEAGRLLAGHASAILSQAERAQADIEAQRGRVVGDLTLAAFPTAARGLVPTALAGLRDRHPQLRVKMREMEPDAAVRGVVRGDCDVAVVLDWYNKPLSMPAGLAKRELLDDPADVAMPVGHPLAGRGEVDLAEFADDDWVTWAEGEFCHEWLLLTLRGVGVEPRLAHVAEEHATQLALVEAGLGVCVAPRLGRGPVPEGVSVVPVRHAMRRHVYAVWRADADRRPSIRAAVEALAAAGERVAS is encoded by the coding sequence ATGTTGAATCTGGAGAGGCTGCGCACCCTGGACGCCCTCGCCCGGCACGGGTCGGTCAGCGGGGCGGCGGAGGGGCTGCACGTCACCACGTCCGCCGTGTCGCAGCAACTGGCCAAGCTGGAACGGGAGATCGGTGAGCCGCTGCTCGCCAAGAACGGGCGGGGGGTGCGGCTGACGGAGGCCGGTCGGCTGCTCGCCGGGCACGCGTCGGCCATCCTGTCGCAGGCGGAGCGCGCCCAGGCCGACATCGAGGCGCAGCGGGGGCGGGTCGTCGGCGATCTGACGCTGGCCGCCTTCCCGACCGCCGCCCGTGGGCTGGTGCCGACCGCGCTCGCCGGGCTGCGTGACCGTCACCCCCAACTCCGGGTGAAGATGCGGGAGATGGAACCGGATGCGGCGGTGAGGGGCGTGGTGCGCGGGGACTGTGACGTCGCCGTCGTCCTCGACTGGTACAACAAGCCGCTCTCCATGCCCGCCGGGCTCGCCAAGCGTGAACTCCTCGACGACCCGGCCGACGTCGCGATGCCGGTCGGGCATCCGCTCGCCGGGCGGGGCGAGGTGGACCTCGCGGAGTTCGCCGACGACGACTGGGTGACCTGGGCGGAGGGGGAGTTCTGCCACGAATGGCTGCTGCTGACGCTGCGGGGGGTGGGGGTGGAGCCCAGGCTCGCGCACGTGGCGGAGGAGCATGCCACGCAACTCGCGCTCGTAGAGGCCGGGTTGGGGGTGTGTGTCGCGCCCAGGCTCGGGCGGGGGCCGGTTCCGGAGGGGGTGAGTGTGGTGCCCGTACGGCATGCCATGCGGCGGCACGTGTACGCGGTGTGGCGCGCAGACGCCGACCGGCGGCCCTCGATCAGGGCGGCGGTGGAGGCGCTGGCGGCGGCGGGGGAGCGGGTGGCCAGTTAG
- a CDS encoding pyridoxamine 5'-phosphate oxidase family protein, with product MTTTDTQRRGRRIMMTDAERDTYLTEQRTCRVATVSADGAPHIGALWFVWDGTSLWLYSITRSRRWGQLRKDPRIAVVVDDGVEYADLRGVELSGTAVFVGEAPRTGEDCPELTDPERMFTQKYFGLAEMPHDGRHAWLRLTPDAVASWDFRKLAAL from the coding sequence ATGACCACCACCGACACCCAGCGCCGAGGCCGCCGCATCATGATGACCGACGCCGAGCGCGACACCTACCTCACCGAGCAGCGCACCTGCCGGGTGGCCACGGTCTCGGCGGACGGCGCCCCGCACATCGGCGCACTGTGGTTCGTGTGGGACGGCACCTCGCTCTGGCTGTACTCGATCACCCGCAGCCGCCGCTGGGGACAGCTGCGCAAGGACCCCCGGATCGCGGTCGTGGTGGACGACGGCGTGGAGTACGCGGACCTGCGCGGCGTCGAACTCTCCGGCACGGCGGTCTTCGTCGGCGAAGCTCCCCGCACCGGCGAGGACTGCCCCGAACTCACCGACCCCGAGCGGATGTTCACACAGAAGTACTTCGGCCTCGCCGAGATGCCGCACGACGGCCGCCACGCCTGGCTGCGCCTGACCCCGGACGCCGTCGCCTCCTGGGACTTCCGCAAACTGGCCGCCCTCTGA